Proteins encoded together in one Ciona intestinalis chromosome 1, KH, whole genome shotgun sequence window:
- the LOC100178062 gene encoding importin-5 — protein MTVGKFREILTGINSSNNDTRNAAEKEYEEVPLVNRFMLLVEILSTQEQCLQTSTLAAILLRRIITSSYNESFGQMDADMQPKLRAQVIDCIKQETNSVLRRKKADCLSELARKSIDANGNNHWPEVLTFMFGCVNSTDPGMKEIPLHVFSQFPGIFGNQQDHYQNVIRQMLGQCMMASEQPSIRFLAAQATMAFLLTNTASNQLLRHFQELMPAVIQAAEDSASEDKDVVLKSLVELCEDAPKVVRPFVEPLLTTCLKVLGNAELENSIRQLALEAIVTLSETAPGLIRKQKAIIPIIIPQMLALMIDLDEDEDALAEWSVADDAEDEEGDANTVAGENAIDRFACALGGKTILPHIMSTVPPMLQNEDWRYRHGGLMAISAVGEGCHKYMEEILEQIVNAVLPYLNDAHPRVRYAACNATGQMCTDFAPTIQKQCHARIVPSLCNVLDDVANPRVQAHAGAALVNFVEDCPKSILLLYLNPLCMKLEQVLSTQIQELVQKGTKLVLEQITTTIAAVADTAEEKFILFYDRFMPSLKYIMANAKSNELRMLRGKTIECISLIGLAVGSEKFMPDAEEIMQQLLATQENIESWQDDDPQISYMISAWTRICKLLGQKFVQYLPVVMGPLMKAASIKPEVTMLDSQDAEDLDENDGWEFIKLGGQQSFGIKTAGLEEKSTACEMLVCYARELKEGFVDYVEDVVKLMVPLLKFYFHDGVRSSASEALPYLLECAALRGEEYVDRIWTYIAPHLLSAVKDEPDKDVLTSSMESLAKCIELRGRGSFSMEQYQELTQIIQTMLNQHFDRAAERQMKRADEDYDEQIEETLQDEDQEDVYILSKVADILHSLFGVLRAEVLPLFDVLLPHYAKLLESDRPWADRQWSLCVFDDVIEYASPESIKYQDVFVRPLITYIEDESPEVRQAAAYGVGVMASCASETYYAAITESIPRLKRVIEGPHGRGVQNQPLAHENLAPLENCISAVGKILRHCPAILGSEAAVAQLLQLWLSWLPVTEDKEEAAHVYRFVCDLIESNNQVVLGENNSNLPAVISLIADAVYGEAFEECADVAERLIVVCKQIQMSATECWNNSLSQLDIPKLQSLNNFLSSHAS, from the exons ATGACCGTTGGTAAATTTCGTGAAATTTTAACTGGAATAAACTCCAGCAATAACGACACGAGAAATGCAGCTGAA AAAGAATATGAAGAGGTGCCGCTAGTCAACAGATTCATGTTGCTTGTAGAAATACTTTCCACTCAAGAACAATGTTTACAAACCAGCACTCTTGCTGCTATTCTTCTACGTCGCATCATAACTTCTAGTTACAATGAAAGTTTTGGTCAAAtgg ATGCGGATATGCAACCAAAACTAAGAGCTCAAGTAATAGATTGcattaaacaagaaacaaactCTGTACTGAGGAGGAAAAAAGCAGACTGCTTGTCTGAGCTTGCAAGAAAATCCATTG ATGCAAATGGTAATAACCACTGGCCTGAAGTGTTGACGTTTATGTTTGGATGTGTCAACTCAACGGATCCTGGCATGAAAGAAATACCACTACATGTGTTCag CCAATTTCCTGGTATTTTTGGAAACCAACAAGACCATTATCAGAACGTTATTCGACAAATGCTGGGACAATGTATGATGGCCAGTGAACAGCCTTCG ATCCGTTTTCTTGCAGCGCAAGCAACTATGGCATTCCTTCTTACTAACACAGCTTCTAATCAATTGTTGAGGCATTTTCAAGAACTAATGCCTGCTGTTATACAG GCAGCAGAGGACAGCGCATCCGAAGACAAAGATGTTGTTCTCAAAAGCTTGGTTGAGTTATGTGAAGATGCTCCGAAAGTTGTTCGTCCTTTTGTTGAACCTTTACTAACCACTTGCCTTAAG GTTCTTGGCAATGCTGAATTGGAAAACAGCATCAGGCAGCTTGCCCTTGAAGCGATTGTGACATTGTCAGAAACTGCGCCGGGCCTTATTCGAAAGCAGAAAGCCATCATACCAATTATAA TTCCCCAGATGTTGGCTCTCATGATTGATCTTGATGAGGATGAAGATGCTCTTGCGGAATGGTCAGTCGCTGATGATGCAGAGGATGAGGAGGGCGATGCAAACACTGTTGCGGGAGAAAACGCCATCGACCGGTTTGCTTGTGCTCTCGGAGGAAAGACCATACTGCCCCACATTATGTCCACTGTTCCCCCCATGCTACAAAACG AGGATTGGAGATACCGACATGGAGGTCTGATGGCGATATCTGCTGTTGGGGAAGGTTGCCATAAATACATGGAAGAAATTCTTGAACAAATTGTCAATGCTGTCTTGCCTTACTTAAATGACGCG CACCCCAGAGTGAGGTATGCAGCTTGTAATGCAACTGGTCAAATGTGCACAGACTTTGCACCAACAATACAAAAGCAATGTCACGCAAGAATAGTTCCTTCACTATGTAATGTGTTAGATGATGTAGCCAACCCTCGAGTACAG GCACATGCTGGAGCAGCTTTGGTAAACTTTGTAGAGGATTGTCCCAAGTCAATCCTCCTCCTGTATTTAAATCCACTGTGTATGAAACTAGAACAGGTTCTCTCTACACAAATACAAGAA TTGGTGCAAAAAGGTACCAAACTTGTTCTCGAGCAAATCACGACAACCATAGCTGCAGTGGCAGACACAGCAGAagagaaatttattttattctatgacCGTTTCATGCCTTCACTTAAATACATAATGGCG AATGCAAAAAGCAATGAATTACGAATGCTCCGAGGTAAAACAATCGAATGTATCAGTCTTATTGGACTCGCTGTTGGATCGGAGAAGTTTATGCCAGATGCTGaa GAAATCATGCAACAACTGTTAGCCACGCAAGAAAACATTGAGTCGTGGCAAGATGACGATCCACAAATATCTTATATGATCAGTGCATGGACCAG AATTTGCAAACTGCTTGGTCAAAAGTTTGTCCAATATCTTCCCGTGGTGATGGGACCTCTGATGAAGGCTGCATCAATTAAACCTGAAGTTACGATGCTCGACTCTCAGGATGCAGAGGACCTGGATGAGAACGATGGATGGGAGTTCATTAAACTTGGAGGACAG CAAAGCTTTGGCATCAAAACTGCTGGTTTGGAAGAGAAATCGACTGCATGTGAGATGTTGGTGTGTTACGCTCGTGAATTGAAGGAAGGATTTGTAGATTATGTGGAGGATGTTGTTAAACTGATGGTTCCACTACTCAAGTTTTACTTTCATGATG gaGTTCGTTCATCTGCAAGCGAGGCACTTCCTTACTTGCTGGAGTGTGCTGCCCTCCGTGGTGAGGAGTACGTTGACCGTATATGGACATATATCGCTCCCCACCTTTTATCTGCAGTGAAAGATGAACCCGACAAAGATGTTTTAACGAGCTCAATGGAGTCACTAGCCAAG TGTATTGAATTACGAGGCAGAGGCTCATTTTCAATGGAGCAGTATCAAGAACTGACACAGATCATTCAAACGATGCTTAATCAACATTTTGATCGAGCAGCAGAACGACAAATGAAGAGAGCTGATGAAGATTATGATGAACAg ATTGAAGAAACCTTACAAGATGAGGATCAAGAagatgtttacattttatcaaAAGTTGCCGATATTCTTCATTCTTTGTTCGGAGTCCTCCGCGCAGAAGTTCTTCCCCTATTCGATGTTCTTCTTCCTCATTATGCAAAGCTACTC GAAAGTGACCGACCGTGGGCAGACAGACAGTGGTCGCTTTGTgtgtttgatgacgtcattgaatATGCGAGTCCTGAGTCAATAAAGTATCAAGATGTCTTTGTGAG GCCTTTAATTACATACATTGAGGATGAATCACCTGAAGTGAGACAAGCAGCAGCTTATGGGGTTGGTGTAATGGCTTCATGTGCTAGTGAAACATACTATGCTGCTATTACAG AGTCCATACCTCGCTTAAAGAGAGTGATAGAAGGTCCTCATGGAAGAGGAGTTCAGAATCAACCTCTTGCTCATGAGAACCTCGCACCTCTTGAAAACTGCATCTCAGCTGTCGGGAAAATTCTTCGGCACTGTCCAGCTATTCTGGGATCCGAAGCGGCCGTGGCGCAACTTCTGCAGCTATGGTTGTCGTGGTTACCTGTGACTGAAGACAAGGAAGAAGCAGCGCATGTTTATCGCTTTGTATGCGACCTCATAGAGAG CAACAACCAAGTTGTACTCGGTGAAAATAACAGCAACTTGCCAGCTGTTATTTCTTTGATTGCTGACGCAGTTTATGGAGAAGCATTTGAAGAATGTGCAGACGTTGCAGAGCGTTTAATTGTTGTCTGCAAGCAAATTCAG ATGTCTGCCACTGAATGTTGGAACAACAGCCTTTCTCAGCTAGATATTCCAAAACTGCAATCGTTGAACAATTTCTTGTCTTCACACGCTTCTTAA